Proteins encoded in a region of the Polynucleobacter antarcticus genome:
- a CDS encoding DNA/RNA non-specific endonuclease, which yields MKWLTHPLLFIALSLPLSAHALFDQCKSLFPGQQVPSSVQVGRDLCFDDFAILYSPTDKKPIYTVEKLNGRALEGQRPRRTNQFYEEARLPLRERALLADYRGSGYDRGHNVPAGDMTRERGMAQSFSLANMMPQAPQNNQGIWAKRVEEPTRMYAKRAAGDLYVFTGSYGSLGSIGISKVTIPSHLYKLVYDPIKKDAWAYWIENTNEAQVSPLISYAELMQKIGIDFHLLIGSGEPADSKDSTVPLVPTK from the coding sequence ATGAAATGGCTCACCCACCCCCTCTTATTCATAGCGCTTAGCCTTCCCCTGAGTGCTCATGCACTATTTGATCAATGCAAGAGCCTCTTTCCAGGTCAGCAGGTTCCTAGTAGCGTCCAAGTAGGCAGAGACCTTTGTTTTGATGACTTTGCGATTTTGTACTCGCCCACAGATAAAAAACCAATCTATACCGTGGAAAAACTCAATGGTCGAGCGCTAGAGGGTCAGCGCCCAAGACGTACCAATCAGTTCTATGAGGAGGCAAGACTGCCCTTACGTGAGCGTGCCTTGCTCGCGGATTACCGTGGCAGTGGTTATGACCGAGGGCATAACGTACCCGCTGGTGATATGACCCGCGAACGGGGTATGGCTCAATCATTTTCTCTGGCGAACATGATGCCGCAAGCCCCACAAAATAATCAGGGCATCTGGGCCAAGCGGGTTGAAGAGCCTACCCGCATGTATGCCAAACGTGCGGCAGGGGATCTTTATGTCTTTACGGGTTCGTACGGAAGCTTAGGCAGCATAGGCATCAGTAAGGTCACTATTCCCTCTCACCTATATAAGTTGGTCTATGACCCCATTAAAAAAGATGCATGGGCTTACTGGATAGAGAACACCAATGAGGCGCAAGTCAGCCCTCTGATTTCCTATGCGGAGTTGATGCAAAAAATTGGGATTGATTTTCATTTGCTAATTGGATCTGGTGAGCCAGCAGATTCCAAAGACTCAACAGTTCCTTTAGTACCCACCAAATAA
- a CDS encoding DUF3820 family protein, protein MNPDILEKLVTMKMPFGKHAGRALADLPGNYLAWFAREGFPKSELGQLLELMHTLDHNGLRGLLAPIQKAHGMTSRLREND, encoded by the coding sequence ATGAACCCAGATATCCTTGAAAAGTTGGTAACCATGAAGATGCCTTTTGGCAAGCATGCTGGGCGCGCATTAGCTGATCTGCCTGGTAACTATTTAGCGTGGTTTGCACGCGAGGGATTTCCGAAGAGCGAGCTAGGGCAATTGTTGGAGCTGATGCACACCCTGGATCACAATGGTTTACGTGGCTTGTTGGCACCTATTCAGAAGGCGCATGGGATGACATCCCGTTTACGTGAAAACGACTAA
- a CDS encoding DUF6662 family protein, translating to MKFNIKRLIAFSFVLAAALHFSFAHAGEGVFGWIYTLDLQPKGKLEFEQRLQLNKQQAAGSYDAWTARTELEYGLTNDLQIAGYINSYYTNASQNYTNPEACGESASCTGGYGVPSSHDPATPFRKSGIEGASLEAIYRITNPVTSPVGVGLYLEPTIGRNKNEIEARLLLQSNFIDDRLILAGNVVVANERLKFVENGNVPESTLDFLVGASYRFAPKWSAGVEARFHNDYSELNLRNQVQRATFVGPNMHYAAKDWWVTGAWRYQLKGGTCMGGGEAECSNARVWDSHSVNEFIVKVGFPLN from the coding sequence ATGAAATTCAATATCAAAAGACTCATTGCTTTTAGCTTCGTATTGGCAGCTGCTCTCCACTTCTCTTTTGCCCATGCCGGTGAAGGCGTATTTGGTTGGATCTACACCTTAGACCTACAACCCAAAGGTAAGCTTGAATTTGAACAACGGCTGCAACTAAATAAACAACAAGCAGCGGGTTCTTACGATGCCTGGACTGCCAGAACGGAATTGGAATATGGCTTGACCAATGACTTGCAGATTGCGGGTTACATTAATTCTTATTACACCAATGCCAGTCAGAACTACACGAACCCTGAAGCCTGTGGAGAAAGCGCTAGTTGTACAGGGGGTTATGGCGTGCCCTCTAGTCATGATCCCGCCACCCCTTTTAGAAAGAGTGGCATCGAGGGCGCTTCATTGGAAGCCATTTACCGCATTACCAATCCGGTAACTTCACCCGTGGGAGTGGGGCTATACCTCGAACCGACCATTGGCAGAAACAAAAATGAGATTGAAGCCCGCTTATTACTGCAATCGAACTTTATTGATGATCGCCTCATTTTGGCCGGAAACGTGGTGGTCGCTAATGAGCGCTTGAAGTTTGTTGAGAATGGCAATGTGCCGGAGTCGACGTTGGATTTTCTGGTGGGGGCAAGTTATCGCTTTGCACCCAAATGGTCTGCGGGTGTAGAGGCACGCTTTCATAATGATTATTCTGAATTGAATTTACGCAATCAAGTGCAACGCGCTACCTTTGTTGGTCCAAATATGCACTATGCCGCTAAAGACTGGTGGGTCACTGGTGCGTGGCGCTACCAACTCAAAGGGGGCACTTGTATGGGTGGTGGTGAAGCGGAGTGCTCTAACGCCCGTGTATGGGATAGTCACTCTGTGAATGAGTTCATTGTCAAAGTTGGCTTTCCACTAAATTGA
- a CDS encoding FMN-binding protein, which produces MNWKPNPLLITGLALVSAPLVAHAKIYVSIEQAQKLLLPNVGLVKNPIIVTDSLQDKMRAASSIRHPFQGNLIWRSADGSWFIVDEVVGKHEMITYAVALSPTGTVIGVEILEYVESYGYEVAEAQWRKQFIGKTAADPIKLKQDIQNIGGATLSCKHLTDGVKRVTVLFDLALKQDTLTHKTAVAATATATTKK; this is translated from the coding sequence ATGAACTGGAAACCCAACCCCTTGCTCATTACGGGGCTCGCGCTCGTGAGTGCACCCCTTGTGGCTCATGCCAAGATTTATGTCTCTATTGAGCAAGCACAAAAGCTACTACTACCTAATGTAGGCTTGGTCAAAAATCCCATTATCGTCACCGATAGCTTGCAGGACAAAATGCGGGCTGCCTCTAGTATTCGCCACCCATTTCAGGGCAATCTGATTTGGAGATCGGCAGATGGCAGCTGGTTCATCGTCGATGAGGTTGTGGGTAAACATGAAATGATCACCTACGCCGTAGCCCTCAGCCCTACGGGTACCGTCATCGGGGTAGAGATTTTGGAATACGTTGAATCCTATGGCTATGAGGTTGCTGAAGCGCAATGGCGCAAACAATTTATTGGTAAAACAGCAGCAGACCCCATCAAGCTCAAGCAAGATATTCAGAATATTGGTGGAGCTACCTTGTCTTGCAAACATTTAACCGATGGTGTGAAACGGGTTACGGTCTTATTTGACTTAGCCTTGAAGCAGGACACTCTAACCCATAAAACAGCAGTTGCAGCTACAGCAACAGCAACTACGAAAAAATGA
- a CDS encoding FAD:protein FMN transferase — translation MIRCKPLLGTFVEITVEDEAVCSNAIEQAFDSMAQVQLLMGFHNPHSELYRINRDSHVKPVRIHPWTAQVLSTAQAVHRESIGIFNCGVGQRLVEAGLLPKHCHKEHVFGGIEHIQFMEPHLVHSDLPLCLDLGGIAKGFAVDVAVQTLQAQGIEQGSVNAGGDFRVFGNQAQAIHIRNPAQPHELFHLGALQEGAIATSSLYFARRASQSLSYMVHPSSQQLIDFSPSYSVIAKECIYADALTKVIAISGNTTHPCLAKFSAQAIAVMAQ, via the coding sequence ATGATCCGCTGTAAACCGCTCCTCGGTACCTTTGTAGAAATTACCGTTGAAGATGAAGCGGTCTGTAGCAATGCTATCGAGCAGGCTTTTGATAGTATGGCGCAGGTGCAGCTACTGATGGGTTTTCATAATCCTCATAGTGAGCTATATAGGATCAATCGAGACAGTCATGTAAAGCCTGTTCGCATTCATCCTTGGACGGCGCAAGTTCTCAGTACGGCACAAGCCGTTCATAGAGAATCAATAGGCATCTTTAATTGTGGTGTTGGGCAGCGCCTCGTAGAGGCTGGCCTCCTTCCAAAGCACTGCCATAAAGAACATGTGTTTGGTGGCATCGAACATATTCAATTTATGGAGCCCCACTTAGTTCACTCTGATTTGCCACTATGCCTTGACCTTGGTGGCATAGCCAAGGGCTTTGCTGTCGACGTGGCTGTGCAGACCCTACAAGCCCAAGGGATTGAACAGGGTTCTGTCAATGCCGGTGGTGATTTTCGTGTCTTTGGAAACCAAGCCCAAGCTATTCATATCAGAAACCCAGCGCAGCCCCATGAACTCTTTCACTTGGGTGCATTACAAGAAGGGGCGATTGCTACTAGCAGCTTGTACTTTGCAAGAAGAGCATCTCAGTCATTGAGTTATATGGTTCATCCCAGTAGTCAGCAATTAATTGATTTTTCACCATCGTATTCTGTGATTGCGAAGGAATGTATTTATGCAGATGCTCTCACCAAAGTCATTGCGATCTCTGGAAATACCACCCATCCTTGTCTAGCTAAGTTTTCAGCGCAGGCGATCGCAGTAATGGCACAGTAA
- a CDS encoding YgaP family membrane protein, which yields MKCNVGGIDRIVRIAAGLLLIALAVSGMIGWWGWLGIIPLATGVFRFCPAYPLLGLSSCPK from the coding sequence ATGAAATGTAACGTCGGCGGTATAGATCGTATTGTCAGAATCGCAGCAGGACTATTGCTGATTGCATTAGCAGTAAGCGGGATGATTGGGTGGTGGGGATGGCTCGGGATAATTCCTTTGGCTACGGGAGTCTTTCGATTCTGCCCAGCCTATCCATTACTGGGCCTGAGTTCTTGCCCGAAGTAA
- a CDS encoding ArsR/SmtB family transcription factor has translation MKLTISKTELKKMQSSADEACKLMKVLSNRDRMMLLCELGQGERCVSELETALDIHQPTLSQQLTVLRQGKLVKTRREGKQIYYSLASQVVVSVISLLYKHYCKR, from the coding sequence ATGAAGCTCACCATTTCTAAAACAGAACTTAAAAAGATGCAGTCTTCTGCGGATGAGGCTTGCAAGCTGATGAAAGTCTTATCCAACCGTGATCGCATGATGCTCTTATGTGAGCTTGGCCAAGGGGAAAGATGCGTCAGTGAATTAGAAACAGCACTAGATATACATCAACCTACCCTCTCTCAGCAGTTAACAGTGCTTCGTCAGGGAAAGCTAGTCAAGACACGCAGAGAAGGAAAGCAAATTTACTATTCACTTGCTAGCCAGGTAGTGGTTTCAGTCATTAGCTTGCTCTATAAGCACTACTGCAAGCGGTAA
- a CDS encoding MBL fold metallo-hydrolase, translating into MTTPALAVIQHFFDPATWTYTYVVYEGDGSPCVIIDSVLNYDPKSGRTTTTSADEVITFVKHHQLTVSWILETHAHADHLTAAPYLQEQLGGKLVIGDHITQVQSVFKGVFNLDAQFDTQGKQFDRLLKEDESLPFGHLSLKALYVPGHTPACMAYEIGDAIFVGDTLFMPDVGTARCDFPGGDAAALYRSIQKIFSYPAQTKLYMCHDYPPADRPPEFMTTVGEEKAKNIHVRDGVSEEQFVQMRTARDKTLEMPTLILPSIQVNIRAGHFPEPESNGIAYLKIPLNAV; encoded by the coding sequence GTGACTACCCCAGCCTTGGCAGTGATTCAACACTTTTTTGATCCAGCAACCTGGACCTATACCTATGTTGTCTATGAGGGTGATGGCAGTCCCTGCGTCATCATTGACTCGGTATTGAACTACGACCCTAAGTCGGGCAGAACTACAACGACTTCAGCAGACGAGGTGATTACATTTGTGAAGCATCATCAGCTCACGGTCAGTTGGATTCTAGAAACCCATGCCCATGCGGATCATTTAACTGCAGCCCCTTACTTGCAAGAGCAATTAGGCGGTAAGCTGGTGATTGGTGATCATATTACCCAGGTGCAAAGTGTCTTTAAAGGCGTCTTTAATTTAGATGCGCAATTTGATACCCAAGGCAAGCAGTTTGATCGCTTACTTAAGGAGGATGAGTCCCTTCCTTTTGGCCATCTCAGCTTAAAAGCGCTCTATGTACCTGGCCACACACCAGCATGTATGGCTTATGAAATTGGGGATGCTATTTTTGTAGGCGATACCCTATTTATGCCTGATGTGGGCACCGCACGCTGTGATTTTCCTGGTGGAGATGCGGCAGCGCTGTATCGATCTATTCAGAAGATATTTTCCTACCCAGCACAAACCAAACTCTATATGTGCCATGACTACCCACCTGCAGATCGACCTCCAGAGTTCATGACCACGGTAGGTGAAGAAAAAGCGAAAAATATTCATGTTCGGGATGGGGTAAGTGAAGAGCAGTTTGTCCAGATGCGTACCGCCCGAGATAAAACTTTAGAGATGCCCACCTTAATTCTGCCGTCTATTCAGGTAAATATTCGGGCGGGTCACTTTCCTGAGCCAGAGAGCAATGGAATTGCTTACTTAAAAATTCCATTGAACGCAGTGTAA
- a CDS encoding sulfite exporter TauE/SafE family protein has protein sequence MEALPALEYSNLIGPALGMLVGVLMGLTGAGGGILSVPLLVFFLDLSVAQAAPIALCAVALASCIGAIMGLKSKTLRYKAAGFMAIFGLALSPLGLWIAPQIPNTPLQILFSLILLFVAVRLLMQARNDIMGIVEPLRKPPPCLVNPAAGKLTWTMPCARSLLFAGSLAGFLSGLLGVGGGFIIVPALKRYTDLPIQSIVATSLGVLAIITGGGALFSALSGNLNIALAAPFSIAALLGLLLGQLLGKKLGGSRIQLIFAIFTFLIAGSLLIKGLLALG, from the coding sequence ATGGAAGCCTTACCCGCACTTGAATACTCCAACCTCATAGGTCCTGCACTAGGTATGCTGGTGGGGGTCCTAATGGGTCTCACTGGTGCAGGTGGAGGCATTCTCTCGGTACCACTACTGGTCTTTTTCTTAGATCTTTCAGTAGCCCAAGCTGCACCCATTGCCCTTTGTGCAGTTGCCCTTGCTTCATGCATCGGAGCCATCATGGGGCTTAAGAGCAAAACCTTGCGCTACAAAGCAGCAGGTTTTATGGCGATCTTTGGTTTAGCGCTCTCACCATTGGGCTTATGGATTGCGCCACAGATTCCGAATACGCCTTTACAGATTTTGTTTAGCCTGATTTTGCTATTTGTTGCTGTACGATTATTGATGCAAGCTCGTAATGACATCATGGGTATCGTCGAGCCACTCCGAAAGCCTCCCCCGTGTTTAGTAAACCCCGCCGCCGGAAAGCTGACATGGACTATGCCTTGTGCGCGCTCACTGCTATTTGCGGGTAGCCTTGCAGGCTTTTTGTCTGGCTTACTGGGCGTTGGTGGTGGATTTATTATCGTCCCCGCTCTGAAGCGTTATACCGACCTTCCTATTCAGTCGATTGTGGCTACCTCTCTTGGGGTGCTGGCGATCATTACAGGTGGTGGCGCCCTCTTTTCAGCGCTATCAGGTAACTTGAATATAGCCCTGGCTGCACCCTTCTCTATAGCTGCCTTATTGGGCTTATTACTCGGCCAACTTCTCGGGAAAAAATTAGGTGGTTCGCGTATTCAGCTGATCTTTGCTATCTTTACCTTCCTGATTGCTGGAAGCTTGCTTATTAAAGGACTGTTGGCTCTCGGCTAA
- a CDS encoding Txe/YoeB family addiction module toxin — protein sequence MTWSLAYSKYAIKDAKKLSAAGLKDKAKALLDILEVDPLQNPPPYEKLVGDLKGAYSRRINIQHRLVYEIFRKEKIVRILRMWTHYE from the coding sequence GTGACTTGGAGTTTGGCTTATTCTAAATACGCTATAAAAGACGCTAAAAAATTATCTGCCGCAGGCCTGAAAGATAAAGCAAAGGCATTACTAGATATTTTAGAAGTAGACCCTCTACAAAATCCCCCGCCTTATGAAAAGTTGGTAGGTGATTTGAAAGGGGCATACTCACGCAGAATTAATATCCAACATCGCCTGGTTTATGAAATCTTTCGTAAAGAAAAGATAGTTCGTATTTTAAGAATGTGGACTCACTACGAATAA
- a CDS encoding type II toxin-antitoxin system Phd/YefM family antitoxin, with translation MTTLTASEARAGLYRLIDQAAESHKPIVISGKRANAVLVSEEDWSAIQETLYLLAIPGMRESIKDAMAEPIAKSKKVLKW, from the coding sequence ATGACTACATTAACCGCAAGTGAAGCGCGAGCCGGTCTTTACCGTTTGATTGATCAAGCGGCGGAGTCACACAAGCCGATAGTTATTTCTGGTAAACGGGCAAATGCTGTTTTAGTTTCCGAAGAGGATTGGAGTGCTATTCAGGAGACGCTTTACCTTTTGGCCATTCCTGGAATGCGTGAATCAATCAAAGACGCCATGGCCGAGCCTATAGCTAAGAGCAAAAAGGTACTGAAGTGGTGA
- a CDS encoding type II toxin-antitoxin system RelE/ParE family toxin: MVYSILYYSQEVQEDIMSLPATLQARYIGLTNRMMEYGPNLGLPHTDSFGGGLFELRLKGAEGIARVFFCTMVGQEIIMLHSFIKKTQKTPDKELKLAKQRMKELRK, from the coding sequence ATGGTCTATTCAATCCTTTATTACAGCCAAGAAGTTCAAGAAGACATCATGAGTTTGCCTGCAACACTACAAGCCCGTTATATTGGCTTAACTAATCGAATGATGGAGTATGGTCCTAATTTAGGCTTGCCGCATACTGATTCTTTTGGCGGTGGTCTATTTGAATTAAGGCTTAAGGGTGCCGAGGGTATTGCGAGGGTTTTCTTTTGCACAATGGTTGGACAAGAAATTATCATGCTCCATAGTTTTATCAAGAAGACGCAAAAGACCCCAGATAAAGAATTAAAACTTGCCAAGCAACGCATGAAGGAGTTGAGGAAATGA
- a CDS encoding helix-turn-helix domain-containing protein, which translates to MVGKMLKNSAVKAEVDKLNREEFAILDEILTARKEAGLSQAQIAKRMGTQAPAIARLESALATGKHSPSLSTLRKYAAALGKRVELHLV; encoded by the coding sequence ATGGTCGGCAAGATGCTTAAGAATTCGGCCGTTAAAGCCGAGGTGGATAAACTCAATCGTGAGGAGTTTGCAATTTTGGATGAGATTCTTACCGCCAGAAAAGAAGCGGGGCTATCTCAAGCCCAAATTGCTAAACGTATGGGAACACAAGCGCCTGCCATTGCTAGATTAGAAAGTGCCTTAGCCACCGGAAAACATTCCCCAAGTCTAAGTACCCTCAGAAAGTATGCAGCGGCCCTAGGCAAGAGAGTGGAACTGCACTTAGTCTAG
- a CDS encoding EamA family transporter has product MPASHLLLALVIVAVWGTNFVVMKNALSTFPPFYFAALRYCFALLPLIFFLPRPQVSWTNLCVYGIATGVGQFGVLYYAVHSQITPGLASLVVQTQVFFTIGFAMFFAKEGLKRYQAVAVAISMTGLCIIAIHTDATTTVLGIALVVFAGLSWGIANTVSRKAGSINMLSYVVWASAFSIPPLLLMAAVFEGGAAHLWDVTLTAPLNAWIAVFWQSWANTLFGYAAWAWLLSKHPAALVAPAPLLVPIFGMGASTIFLDESLPAWKLMAAGLVITGLMVNLFWPSLRAKAS; this is encoded by the coding sequence CTGCCAGCCAGCCACCTCCTACTCGCTTTAGTCATCGTCGCAGTGTGGGGCACCAACTTTGTTGTGATGAAAAATGCCCTCAGTACTTTCCCGCCGTTTTACTTTGCAGCACTGCGCTACTGTTTTGCTTTGTTGCCTTTAATCTTTTTTCTGCCTCGCCCACAGGTCTCATGGACCAATCTTTGTGTGTATGGAATAGCCACCGGAGTGGGGCAGTTTGGGGTGCTGTATTACGCAGTCCATAGTCAGATCACGCCAGGCTTAGCCTCTTTGGTCGTGCAAACCCAGGTGTTCTTCACTATTGGCTTTGCGATGTTTTTTGCTAAAGAAGGTCTTAAGCGCTATCAAGCAGTCGCTGTTGCTATATCGATGACGGGCTTGTGCATCATTGCTATTCATACCGATGCCACTACAACCGTTTTAGGTATTGCTTTGGTGGTATTTGCAGGACTATCGTGGGGGATTGCCAACACAGTGAGTCGTAAAGCGGGCTCGATCAATATGCTGTCTTATGTGGTGTGGGCTAGTGCGTTTTCAATCCCGCCGCTACTACTTATGGCTGCAGTCTTTGAAGGGGGTGCAGCCCACTTATGGGATGTCACCTTGACTGCGCCGCTCAATGCTTGGATTGCGGTGTTTTGGCAATCCTGGGCCAATACCCTGTTTGGTTATGCCGCTTGGGCTTGGCTGCTATCTAAACACCCTGCAGCACTGGTAGCACCCGCTCCTTTACTAGTGCCTATTTTTGGCATGGGCGCCTCTACCATTTTTCTAGATGAATCCTTACCCGCTTGGAAATTAATGGCGGCAGGTTTGGTGATTACCGGCCTGATGGTGAATCTCTTTTGGCCTAGCCTGCGCGCAAAAGCCTCATAA
- a CDS encoding GMC family oxidoreductase — translation MTSTAQPSVYDYIIIGAGSAGCMLAKRLTENPSKRVLLIEAGKNDHYIWIHIPVGYLYCIDNPRADWRFKTANEQGLNGRSLLYPRGRVLGGSSSINGMIYMRGQASDYTSWVKVTGDEAWSWEHALQRYKQFEDYHGGANVWHGKGGEWTVSKQRLRWPIMDIFRQAAIEAGIPASDDFNQGDNFGVGYFDVNQRKGWRLNTVKAFLRDAAQRPNLTVLTEATVNKLLIDPVSKECLGVQYIKNGKTQSAFCNITQQGEVILSAGAIGSVQVLERSGIGAAAHLQSLGIPVIADLPGVGENLQDHLQLRMIYQVKGISTLNTKANSLFGKLMIALEYLFKRSGPMSMAPSQLGAFAYSSPDQPSANVEYHVQPLSLEKFGEDLHAFNAITASVCNIRPTSRGSVHISAADPKAPPVIAPNYLSTVEDRQVAAESLRLTRKIMESPALKPYSPDEYKPGKQYQTDAELIKAAGDIGTTIFHPVGTCKMGRADDPMAVLDSELRVRGIGHLRVVDASAMPTITSGNTAAPTMMIAQRAAELITGA, via the coding sequence ATGACTAGTACAGCCCAGCCTAGCGTTTATGACTACATCATCATTGGTGCAGGTAGTGCTGGTTGCATGCTAGCTAAGCGTCTGACTGAGAACCCCAGTAAGCGGGTACTCTTGATTGAGGCGGGCAAAAATGATCATTACATTTGGATTCATATTCCGGTAGGTTATTTGTATTGCATCGATAACCCTAGAGCAGATTGGCGTTTTAAGACCGCTAATGAACAGGGCCTGAATGGCCGCTCTCTCTTGTATCCTCGTGGACGGGTTTTAGGTGGATCTTCATCGATTAATGGCATGATTTATATGCGCGGCCAAGCAAGTGATTACACATCTTGGGTGAAGGTAACCGGTGATGAGGCTTGGTCTTGGGAACATGCGCTACAACGCTATAAGCAATTTGAGGATTACCATGGCGGAGCTAATGTATGGCATGGTAAGGGTGGTGAATGGACTGTTTCTAAACAACGTTTACGTTGGCCCATCATGGATATCTTTAGGCAGGCTGCGATAGAGGCAGGCATACCAGCATCAGATGACTTTAACCAAGGTGATAATTTTGGGGTGGGTTATTTTGATGTCAATCAACGTAAAGGCTGGCGCCTCAATACTGTGAAAGCCTTTTTAAGGGATGCTGCTCAGCGACCCAATCTCACGGTACTCACTGAGGCAACTGTTAATAAGCTACTGATTGATCCGGTCAGTAAAGAATGCCTCGGTGTGCAATACATTAAAAATGGCAAAACACAATCTGCGTTCTGCAATATTACCCAGCAAGGTGAAGTGATCTTAAGTGCGGGTGCAATTGGCAGTGTGCAAGTTTTAGAACGTTCTGGCATTGGTGCTGCAGCCCATCTTCAGAGCTTAGGTATTCCGGTGATAGCAGATTTACCGGGAGTAGGTGAGAACTTACAAGACCATTTGCAATTACGCATGATTTATCAGGTCAAGGGTATTAGCACTCTCAATACCAAAGCCAATTCTCTTTTTGGAAAGCTGATGATTGCACTGGAGTATCTGTTCAAGCGCTCTGGACCGATGTCGATGGCCCCCTCACAGCTTGGTGCATTTGCCTATAGCTCGCCAGATCAGCCCTCAGCCAATGTGGAATATCACGTACAGCCCTTATCCCTTGAAAAGTTTGGTGAAGACTTGCATGCCTTTAATGCGATTACTGCCAGCGTTTGCAATATACGCCCGACCTCACGCGGCAGTGTGCACATTAGTGCCGCCGACCCTAAGGCACCACCCGTGATTGCCCCAAACTACTTATCTACTGTTGAAGATCGTCAGGTAGCTGCAGAGTCATTGCGTCTCACCCGCAAGATTATGGAGAGCCCCGCATTAAAACCTTACTCCCCAGATGAATACAAACCCGGTAAGCAGTACCAAACCGATGCAGAATTAATTAAAGCAGCGGGGGATATTGGGACGACGATTTTTCATCCGGTAGGAACTTGTAAAATGGGACGAGCAGATGATCCTATGGCCGTGCTGGACTCTGAACTTCGGGTCAGAGGTATTGGGCATCTGCGAGTGGTTGATGCCTCAGCCATGCCTACTATTACCTCCGGCAATACCGCCGCACCCACGATGATGATTGCACAGCGCGCAGCAGAACTGATTACCGGTGCTTAA
- a CDS encoding type II toxin-antitoxin system RelE/ParE family toxin, which yields MQINYKRPFTHFVKKAIKPLKLAIKDNVTRISNNPNLGEPKLGDLKGIFIHKFRFDGQEYLMAYRCRVNSKIEIIWIDFYKVGSHENFYDDLKQYLRQE from the coding sequence ATGCAAATTAACTACAAACGACCTTTCACCCACTTTGTTAAGAAAGCAATTAAGCCTCTTAAACTCGCCATTAAAGATAATGTAACGAGGATAAGCAATAATCCTAATTTAGGCGAACCTAAATTAGGAGACCTAAAAGGAATTTTTATTCATAAGTTTCGTTTTGATGGGCAGGAATATTTAATGGCATATCGATGCAGAGTAAACAGCAAGATTGAGATAATTTGGATTGACTTTTATAAAGTAGGTAGTCACGAGAACTTTTATGATGACTTAAAACAATATTTACGCCAAGAATAG
- a CDS encoding helix-turn-helix domain-containing protein, with protein sequence MGLTITAKDMFNQVKKMPSKERIKFFALIATNAFRENDFTDEQVFGNLKNDTFTAEESAQYLEISMPTFRRHVQSGKLIPKTVVGRSQFFATGDLQRFKQELD encoded by the coding sequence ATGGGTTTGACAATAACAGCAAAAGATATGTTTAATCAGGTGAAGAAAATGCCCTCAAAGGAGCGCATTAAATTCTTCGCATTAATTGCTACAAATGCATTTAGAGAAAATGACTTTACGGATGAACAGGTTTTTGGCAATTTGAAGAATGACACTTTTACTGCGGAAGAGTCAGCTCAATATCTTGAAATCTCTATGCCAACTTTTCGTCGCCATGTACAGTCAGGAAAATTGATACCAAAAACAGTTGTAGGTAGAAGTCAGTTTTTTGCAACTGGTGACCTTCAGCGCTTCAAGCAAGAGCTAGACTAA